A window of Symphalangus syndactylus isolate Jambi chromosome X, NHGRI_mSymSyn1-v2.1_pri, whole genome shotgun sequence genomic DNA:
TCCTAGTTGTCAAGAGCTCCACATGCCACCCAACAGAGAGGAAAGCAGCTGGCCAGGAGATGGATGATAGTGGACATTCCTGCCTCTGGCCATTCTAGTATAGTCAAGCCCCACCTGGAAGTTGGCAGGGTTGAGAGCAGACAGTTCTGCCAAATGTAGGGTCACTGTGGAGGGGATTAGGATTATCCCTGGGATTTTTGTACAGCAGAGGTTGGCAATCTAGGATAGGGAAACCGATTTCAATGAGGCTGCTACTCTCTATCCTAGAGAATACGCAGCTCCCAGTTACCTAGTTACACACCTGTTCTCGCATGTAACGCCCTTGAGCTCTGCCAGGACACATTCTACACGTGGGGACGGGTTATTCCACGCCTTAATGGCCTTAGGTAAATACCTAAATTTCTCCAGCACCTGCCAGCAAAGAGGGTCCCATCAGAAGGCTGGTTCAGCCAAGCAACCCACCTCCACCCCTCCAGGATCCCTTCCCATAGGACCTCTCAGCACTGCCCTGCAGGGGACAGGGCAGGGCATGCAGGGGTGGGCCCACAACTCCCCTATTGGCCTTGCAACTAAAAATAGCCTGACTCTCAAATGTGagactttctcctccttctctctccctccctcctccaactGAATTTCCTGTGGGTAAATACTGAGATGTTCAATGGGGGAGTTTGGCTGGAGATACAGATTCTTAGGCCAAAGGGCCAGGGATGAAGGGAGGCAATGAGTTACAGAAGAAAGATAACTGGGAGATCCAGGTACTAATCCTGGTTCTATCATTAACTGTATATGTGACTTTGAGCCTGTCCCTTCACTCATCCATGGCTTCAATTTCTTAATCTGTGAAAAGGAAGGGCTGAGCTAAATGGTTTCTGAGTGACCTCCCTAAAAACTGCACCCCTCCAGCTCACCTGATTTAGGGAATCTCTTGGGCCCCATCTACTGGTCAGCTGCGGAATTGCAGGACTGCACAACTACCCATTCCCAGTTGTTCCCTACCACCCAGTGGGGCAGATTATCCGCAAACTTCATCATCTGTTCCCTTCCATCGGTGTGGAGGATCAGCCAATTGGACTCTGCTCCTCTTGTCTCCTTCCTAGTTCCCCCCTCTCTCTTTCCGAGAAGTTCCCTCACGCTTTGTCACTTTTCTTTCAAATTCCTTCTCAAGACTTCTCTCAGGTAGCTGGCAAGAGGGAAGAAATGGCTGGGGCAGATGAGAGCACACCAAGTCCAGGGCACTTTCTTACCGTAAACTGCTCCTCTTCGTATGATACCAGCAGTTCTCGGGCTCTTTCTGAAAACAGAATGGGGAGACAGATAGGACTGCCAGCCCAGACCCCTTTTCCTGATGGGATTCTGAGCCTCTCTCACCTCATGTCTTGAGTTGTAATTGAGGAACTAGAATTCCTTCCCCAACTACTTCACAGGGCTCAAGATGGTTTGTGAGGTGAATGTGACAGCCATTATACTATGGAAACTAGCCAGGAAGATGGTTTGTGACAGTAATTTTTTAAGCTAAGATTCACCACAGCCCCAGAGGAAATGCTGAGCCAGGGAAATGAATAGCGTTAACTCTAAGCCTGAGCCTTCTGGGCTTATGGGCCCCTTTCTGCCCTCCAAAACACCTACCATATAGCTCTTTATGACTCAGGGCCTTTTTGCAATGAGAATCCACCTCTTCACTGCCTTTGCTGTCTCCATCGGCCTTTACATCTGACTCCGTACTTTTCCCATCATCCTGAGGCTCTGGTTTCTCTTCTGTGATGTCATCAACAATAATGTTCTTATCTTCCTCTTGATCCtcttcctctatcccttcccTGAACTCCTCCAACTCCCAGGTCTCTCTCAGGCTGTTCTCCAGTTGGCGGCACCAATAGGTCTTCTGGAGCCAATCGAGGACAAAGTAGCAGCCTAGAGCGGGGAAGGCAGGCAGTGCCACAGGATCAGGCAGGCAGCTAGCAGGCCTCCAGCCTCATCTTGTGGGTACTACAGGAAGGCCCCAGGAAAAGGCTTGGCTCCAAGGTTCAAATCTCAAATATCCAGAAGCTGCCTCTTTCACTCTGGGTTATCCCTCTGTTCTTTGCTTTATCCTGCTCACCAGcactttttctagaaaaaaacctaTTATTGGACTTAGAGATGAGATGCCAAAAACAGCAAGGGGCTAGTAAGTGGGAGAAATAGGAATCAGCCCCATTAGCTAGTTACATGGCCTTGGCCAAGTCTCCCCTTTTCTAGATCTGTTTTCCCATCACAAAGAGTGAGGCTAAATGCAGGATTCTTAATCGGGATGGGGTGGCTGTCCaaggaactcctgggttcatacactgctgatggctCATGGCTGGCAACCCCCCCACCTCAACTATGGAGAGGCATGTGAGACTAATGAGGCACTACCTCAGGAACAACATTTAAGGGGagtggccgggcactgtggttcacgcctataatcccagcactttgggaggccaaggtgagcgggtcacttgaggtcaggagtttgagaccagcctgtccaacatgatgaagccccaactctactaaaaaaatacagccaggtgcagtggctcatgcctgtaatgccagcactttgggaggctgaggtgggcagatcatgaggtcaggagttcgagactagcctgaccaacatggtgaaaccccatctctactaaaaatacaaaaaaaaaaaaaaaaattagccaggcgtggaggcgcatgcctgtaatcccagctactcaggaggcggaggcaggagaatcacttgaacccaggaggtggaggttgcagtgaactgagattgcaccactgcactccagcctgggtgacagagtgagactctgtctcaaaaaaaaaaaaaaaaaaagttaatcaggcatagtagcatgtgcctatagacccagctactcaagaggctgaggcaggagaatcacttgaactcgagaggtggaggttgcagtgagccaaggtcgtgacactgcactccagcctgggcaacagggtgagactcgtctcaaaacaaacaaacaaacaaaaaataacttaaagGCAGGCAAAAAAACCTCTGTAGTCAAGGTATCAAAATATGCCAAGCCATGTTGGAAGCTGAAACAAAAGGAGAAATCAGTAATACTAATCCTGTTTTACTTAAAGTTTTGATACAATGTTTATCATGAATTTTTCTACATTAATATGTTATTTATCTTGATTATGGAACTTTTGACTTCTCCCCACTTTAAATGTTGTGCCCAAGGTGAGGCCTCACTTCTTTCACCCTAGTCCCAGCCTTGACTCCAGGTGGAGACCCTCCTGCCTATCCCTCTACCCTCagcaccaccaagcccaggccCCTAGGCTTAACTGTGATAGGTATACCCTCTGAGGACTCACCTCTGCGGCAGTCATTTATATGGGGCATTTTCTTGTGGGTCAACTCATGGCGAAGGTCAACAATCCAATCTGGAATGTTTACCTGATTACAGGGGAGGGTGTGAGTACAGaaattggaaaataattattaaagctGGAAGGGAGCCAGAGATTAATTATCCTGATCACCCCCTGCCCCATTTTACAACTAGAGAAACTGAGGTCCTGAAAGAAGATTCCAAACATAGTGACAGagccaagaaaaaaaaccagctctccttgttctttttttactgCTCTATGGAGGAGGTACTGAAAATCAGAAaagtgagccaggcacagtggctcatgcctgtaatcccagcactttgggagcccaaggcaggtggatcacttgaggccaggagatggagacgagcctggccaagatggtgaaaccccgtctctaccaaaaatacaaatgtaatcccagctactcgggtggctgaggcacgagaattgcttgaacctgggaggcggagattgtggtgagccaagatcacgccactgcactccagcttgggcaacagagcaaaactcttgtctcaaaaaaagaaaagaaaatcagaagcaGAAAAGGTACACACCTCCCCTAACCACCAACCACCCTTCTACAACAAAGAAATACCTGTGAATGAGCATTAACAATCACGTTCTCCAGCCTCCCTCTCCCCTGTCCTTCTCCCTGAGTATCCTTTACCCCTGCTTCCCTCCtacacttcctccaggaagcgtTAATGACTGAGAGCATGCCTGCCCTCTGGGCCTCTACACACTTCACATACTCCTCAGGGTAGGAATGTCTGAGTTACAGAAGTAGAGACATGGGATGGGAATTCCTGATTTACAAAGTGACTCATAGTGGCTGAGCTGTCTCCTCCCTCAGACTGTCAGCTCCCTAAGGGCAGGCGCTGTGACTGTCACCTCTTTCCTGTCCCCACCCAGTGCTACATTTGGGCTCCTTCCAGCAAGCTGGGCAGGCCAAGCCCTCTGAGATACCAGTCATATGAGAGCAAGGGAGCAACTGTGCCTCCTTCAGGCTGGAAGCTGAGGCTCTGGGATTCTTGCTGGACTTGGCTGGTAGTGATGGGATAAGCTAGTCTGACTGTGTGCCCACATTACTCCATGCCCCATTTGGTGAGCCCTCTTGGAGAGAGAACTGAGCAAGTTCACTGAATCATACGCACCTCTTGAGCCAGACACTTGAGGGGGACCTTGGCAAACTTTGTCTTCCTCTCTGAGATAAGATTCACAAACCTGGAGTTGAGGGAGAAATAAGTGGCACAGCCCAAGGAACCATTTTATTCCAAACACTTTGCTGAGTTACTGAAACCCTGCATTTCCACAACTTTTCCACTGACTGTCCTGTCCTATTCTTACAGTTGGTGTCAGCCAGAACAGGGACAGTTCCATCCATTCCAACATTTAATGAGAGTCTGCCCTGTAATGAAGCCATACAGACGAATAAGACACTGCTCTAGCCTTGAACAGTTCAGTCTAAGATAAATAATCATGATATAATGTAACATATTAGGCTAGAACATAATATGTTATAAATGCTGCAAAGGACTACATCAGATAATGGGGAGCACAGCTAACCAATGgagaaaataagaagagaaagggaggatCTCAAGGCAGACAAGGGAACAATAGATAAATGAAGACTTTGACAGATATGAAAACTCAGTAGCAACCTTTTTTTCCGACGTGTATACAGCTAGAACCATTATGAGTCACTTTGTAAGTCAGGAATTCCCAGCCCATGTCTCCACTTCCATAACTCAGCAATCTTTCAGTGTTcatgagggagagaaggggaaaaggGTGATGCTAGGAATACACAGGGACAGGGTTGGAAAGTCCACATTAAATCACAGGCGAGGACATTGAGCCATTCAGACAAGTTCCTCTGGGTGAGGAATTCAAAGGTAAGAAAAAATATCAGACCACCAAGAGACCCACAGAGATCACCTGGTCTGAATCCCTTCCTCCACATTCcaagatagaaagaaaaatggaagagaaggctttcaggaaaaaggaagaaaaagaggaatgtGTTGACGAGGGTACCAAAAGCTGTTAAGTCAAGCAATAATCACAGGCTGATCCACAATGAGGTACAGGCAGGGTTTTGCTTCAGGTAACACCTGAAGCCAAGTTTTGCTTATCACATGCCTCCCCTGCCGCCAGTCCCCAAACCAACCTCCACCCCTACCCCATGCAGGTCTTACCTGACCAATGCCATGCCATACAGCAGTCTAAGTTCATCAGTGCCCAAGCCACCAGTTACATCCAAGAGCTTACAGCGTATCAGGTCAGCAGTAGAAGCCACTGCCAGAGGGAGTTCGTTGCCTGACCTAAAGGGTCACAGTCCAGCACCATCATAAAGAGCCCTTACACTGGTCCACCCTCCACCTCAGAACCTAGGTTGTTGCAGGCTACACCCATCATATTCTGGTTCAAGAGAGCATGAACAGACACAAAACAAAAGAAGGTGGGAGGTGACAAGGTAATGTCTGTGGGATCCAACAGTATATAGGGCATGAGGGGCTGACTAGGCCGTATACAGGACACCTAACTGGTAGACTGTCAATCAACAGTTGTGTGGACACACCCCTTTCTTTCACCCCCAAATCAACTCATTGAGCTAGAGGAGCCCCTTATCCCTCGTTAGTCGGCTCCCAACTCAATCTTACCAACTGGACTGAGGCGCCCCACTCAAACATTGTCTTGCAGGCAAGACTTCCTCCCCATTGGAATCGGAAATCTACCCTAGGGTACTAACCTACTCCTTAAGCCCTGGCTCAGGCCTCACTAGTCCCTCCGGCATCCTCTCCAAGTTGGGAGAAGGTCACTTTTTGGAGGTAATGGGTAAACCTCACAGATATAACAAGAGAATTGTTGAGGCACAACCCCTTACTTTCCATTGCGCTAACGGGATTAGCGCAAGAGATGGCTGCAGCGTTCCCCCAGGCATTTGGGAGAGGGACAACTTTAGGCGACTTAGGGGAAGACTGGAGAACAGGGCCTAATAGAAACTCGACAAAGGAAGAGGTGCAGCGCCACCAGCACGCAGGCAAAAGGGCCGAACCCGCCACCTTACCTGCTCCTCCACACCGTGATGCGGTTAAGCGCGTACCGCTGCAACTTATGGTCGTCACAGAACAGATAAACCGTCACCTGGTCCCACTCGGCCCTGCTGAGCCAGGCGACCACGATGCCGTGGGCCGAGAGTGGCAGTGACCCTTTCCCTTTAACGCACTTTCCGTACCACGCACTCCACACGAGATCCATCCCCTGGGAACCCAGACCTGGCCCGGCCCCGGATTCCCACGACATACTGAGCTCAACACCAGGCTCTGTGCCGCGCCGCTCCGCACAGCCTTCAGCTCAACGTGCTACCCTCACTCCGAACCGCCACCGCACCAGCAACCAATAGGAGAGCGTGACCCCATACGCAAGCCCGCCTTCTAGCGTCAGCATGGCCAATCGGAATGTGAGAGTTGGGCGCCGGCGTAATGACATGCGGGGTTAAAAACTCGCCGGCCGGAAGTGTTCTTTTCACAAAGCAAACCCTCCAGGTGCAAGAGTTCAGCCTCTAGGTTCCGCCAATTTCCTGGTTGCTAACCGGCTTCTGTACCAGACCGGAAACGGTGTGTCTTCACTGCAAGAGGAATTTTATTTTGCGCCCCTCGGCGAGTGGCAACTTGATTGTAGTCATCCAGTGAACTGAAAATGCGATTTTAAGTATGTTTTTATTGCCGTGAATCAGGACCTAACCTAGTAAAACACTGGACACTGAAGCAGGGCTACAGACGAAATATCTCATATCGAAATAGTTACAGTTGGGTTGAAAAAATCTGCTTTTGTGGCAGGTAAACCAGGGGCCCTGCCTTTTAAATTAGTACCagcctggccaggcgtggtggctcacgcatgtaatcccagcactttgggaggcccaggcgggcggatcacctgaggtcaggagttccagaccagcctggccaaaatggtgaaacccagtctctagtaaaaatacaaaaattagctgagcgtggttgcacatgcctgtaatcccagttactcaggaggctgaggcacaagaatcgcttgaattgggaaggcagaggctgcagcaagccaagatcacaccagtgcactccaccctgggtgacagatcgagactctgtctcaaaagtaaataaaataaataaataaatacatatatacataccagCCTAGAGACCTGAGTTTTACTCTAAATTTTGCCACTAACTATGTGGACTTAGACtagtctcagttttcccatctgtacagTGAGAGTTGTAGACGGGTCTCTAGGTTCTCTGTCATAGCAGAAAATCGTAGAATTTTACTCTGCCAACATTCCACTGCTATGTTGGTTTCAACATCCACCAAGGTATACTTAGTTTTTCTGCAAAATTCCTTGGTATTTTGGAGTTCTGGGAGAAAAGCAGTATTATGAAGTTCCTCTGATTTTACGAGTTGACTAAAATATGTTTAGGACTATGTCCCAATCCTTCTTGCAGAAGTTATTTTCCAATGTAacacttgagagagagagagagagaactgttgTTAACGATCTCAACAGCATTGCTGTGAGTGGCACTTTTACGCTTTACAGCAACAAATCCCAATTCATCCTCTATATGTGCTTCTTTCTCCAGCCAACTTTTCCTAAGATATAGTCTGCctatggttattttatttttctttttttctttttctttttttttttttgacatggagtctggcccaattgcccaggctggagtgcagtggcacaattctcggctcattgcaacttctacctccagggttcaagtgattctcttgcctcagccttctgagtagctgggattacaggtgcctgccactatgcttggctaatttttgtattgttagtagagacagggtttcgccatgttggccaggctggtctggaactcctgacctcaagtgatccacctgcccaggcctcccaaagtgctgggattacaggcgtgagccaccgtgcccggcctgcctaTGGTTCTTGACTGACAGTTACTCTGTCCCAAGTAGCCATGCCAACCAGTTGGCCAGGTGTCTGCCTGAAACCAGATACCCTTTTTCCTTCAGGATCATGACAGTGTGCTGGCAAAGAAGTCTGGGGAGTGGGTTCTATGACTCCTCAAGTTATAGTCCAGTCAGAGGAGCTGCCAGATCTGTGGCAATCATTCACACACATTTTGGGGTTTATAGGCTAAAAATTTTGCATAGTACTTTTCAGGTAAAGACCCCTATTTATCCCCATTCCATCTATATAGAGCTGAAGTTCTCTGTATTCCGTGTGTTCTAAGAAAACATGACCAAAGCATGTAACAAGAGCATTATGTCTAATATGTGGCAAATGGGGCCTGAGACCTATTGAGAATTAGGAATTAGTGGACAAAGTGTGTTAAATAGTGGTAATTTTGAAGAAgcactgtgttagtttcctgttgTTGCaatagcaaattaccacaaacttggtggtttaaaacaacagacatttattttctcatagttctggaggccaaaagtTTGACAACAGTATCACTGAgctgaaatcaaggtattggtAGGTTCATGATTCCTCCAGCTGCTCTAGGGAAGAATACACTCCTTGTCTTTTCTAGTGGCTGctagcattccttggcttggagCACATTATTCCAAACTTCAAGaccagcatcttcaaatctctctctgtGTTTGTAAAATCTTCCCCTCTGTGTTTGTAAAATCTCCCCCAGCCTCCCTTTTAAAAGGACACATGTGGTGGCAGAGTCCACTCAGATAATGCAGGCTAATTTCcacatctcaagatctttaattaCAATGAATtccaatgtttttctttcttttttctttttcttttaaccacATAAAGTAACATTCATAGGTTGTAGGGATTAAGATGTGACTATCTTTTGGGGGACAATTGTTTCTGCTTACCACAGGGAATATGAATCTGTCCTGGCACATGCTCAAGAATCCTAAGAATCCCTAGGCTTGTGGTGACGTAGGACACTCCTAGCAGTGCCAGTGGGCATGAATTAAATAAAGTCTCCAAGTCCAAGGCATTGTCTGTGAAATCCTGAAGTTAATCAAATGTATCTTCAAGCTACTGCTTCCCCTTCCTTATTTCACCATTTCCCTCCCCCTCACTTCACCCCAACCTCCACTTTTGTGTATCTAGTCCACCTAGAGCAGTCCTGTGGCCCCGGCTAAGCAAACACCTATATGTTGATGTTCTTCAAGTCTCTAGCTAAGTTTTCTGTGGCACTCCAGACACATTTAATCAACTGTCTGCTGCACTCATGTGATCCTGCAGGCAACCCAACATCAACCTGTCTAAATCTTAAATACTTTCCCCCAAAATCTGTCCCTCTTCCTATATCATTCAATACATGGCAACAGTATTATTCAGAGTCATCAGAACCTCAGTATCTGCACTCAGGTAGCTTGGGCTTGAATTGTGTCTTCACCACTTACTATTTgaaaccttgagcaagttacttaacttttctatGCCTCGTTTACTTCATCTCTAAACGGAAATAATAAGAGCACTTATTAATAGTGCTCGCATAATAGTCTCAAAGGACTGGTATGTGGATTAAAAGAGGTGagcattggccaggtgcggtggttctcgcctataatcccagcactttgggaggctgaggagggtggatcacttgaggccaggagttcaagaccagtctggccaacatggcgaaaccctgtctctactaaaaatcacaaaaattagccgggtgcggtgatgcgcctgtaatcccagctattctgaggcatgaaaatggcttgaaccctggaggcagaggttgcagtgaagtccTTCTGATTTCACAGGTTGGCTAAAATGTGTTTAGGACTAtgtagccaagattgtgccactgtactccagcttgggcgaaagAGGGATACTCTgtctcagaaaggaaaaaagagggggtgggggaggggggagggacttCTTAGAAGAGTGCATGACACACTGTAAGCACTTACAGctcttaagatatatatatatatatatatatatatatatatatacattttttttcctttggcagagtctcgctctgtcgcccaggctggagtgcagtggcacgatctcagctcaccacaacctccacctcccaggttcaagagattctcctgcctcagcctctcaagtagctgggactataggcactccaccactcctggctaatttttgtatttttagtagagacaatgtttcaccatgttggccaggctggtctcgaactcctgactcaggtgatccaaccacctcagcctcccaaagtgttgggattacaggtgtaagccacatgCCCAGCCTAGCTTATATTGTTAATCGTattgtcagaggcatgtgaaccagagcagCTCCATcctgaataggggctgggtaaaataaggctgagacttactgggctgcattcccagatggttaaggcattctaagtcacaggatgagataggaggtcagcacagaATAAAGGTCATAAAGaatttgctgataaaacaggttgcagtaaagaagccgggctaaaacccaccaaaaccaagacagCCACGAGAGTGACTTCTGGTGTTCCTCACTGCtgcactcccaccagtgccatgacagtttacaaatgccatggcaaagtcaggaagttaccctatatggtctagaaaggggaagcatgaataatccaccccttgtttagcatatcatcaagaaataatcaGGCCGGgttcagtgactcacacctgtaatcctagcactttgggaggccaaggcgggtggattgcctgagctcaggagttcgagaccagcctgtgaaacatggtgaaacagtgtctctagtaaaatataaaaaaaaaaaaaaaaaaaaaaaaaaacaattagccaggtgtggcagcgtgcgcctgtagtcccggctactcggtaggctgaggcaggagaattgctggaacccaggaggtggggtttgcaatgagccgagatcaagccactgcactccagcctgggtgacagagtgagactccatctctaaaaaaaaaaaaaaagaagaaaagaaataaccataaaaaaatgggcaacctgcagccctcggggctgctctgtctctggagtagccattctcttattcctttactttcttcttcttttttttttttttgagacggagtctcgctctgtcgcccaggctggagtgcagtggcgcaatctcggctcactgcaagctccgcctcccgggttcacgccattctcctgcctcagcctctccgagtagctgggactacaggcgcccgccaccacgcctggctaattttttgtatttttagtagagacggggtttcaccgtggtctcgatctcctgacctcgtgatccgcccgcctcggcctcccgaagtgctgggattacaagcgtgagccaccgcgcccggccttttttttttttttttgaaacagagtctcctgtgtcactcaggctggactgcagtggtgtgatctctgcttactgcaagctccgcctcccgggttccagcaattctcctgcatcagcctcccgagtagctgggactacaggcgcccatcaccatgctgggctaattcttgtatttttagtagagacagggtttcaccatattggccaggatggtctggatctcctgacctcgtgatccacctacctcggcctcctaaagtgctaggattacaggcgtgagccaccacgcccggccttcctttactttcttaataaacttgctttcactttactctatggactcgccctgaattctttcttgcacgagatccagAAACCCTCCCTTGGGTCTGGATCTGGACCCGTTtcctgtaacatctttctggcaaACCCCAAAGGGACTATGGTGAGGAAACCCCCTACCCAAAAGCTAACCTCCTCACTCACTTCCGCTGTTCCATCTTCTCCCTCACCCTTGGTGCCACCCTCCCCC
This region includes:
- the LAS1L gene encoding ribosomal biogenesis protein LAS1L isoform X13, whose protein sequence is MSWESGAGPGLGSQGMDLVWSAWYGKCVKGKGSLPLSAHGIVVAWLSRAEWDQVTVYLFCDDHKLQRYALNRITVWRSRSGNELPLAVASTADLIRCKLLDVTGGLGTDELRLLYGMALVRFVNLISERKTKFAKVPLKCLAQEVNIPDWIVDLRHELTHKKMPHINDCRRGCYFVLDWLQKTYWCRQLENSLRETWELEEFREGIEEEDQEEDKNIIVDDITEEKPEPQDDGKSTESDVKADGDSKGSEEVDSHCKKALSHKELYERARELLVSYEEEQFTVLEKFRYLPKAIKAWNNPSPRVECVLAELKGVTCENREAVLDAFLDDGFLVPTFEQLAALQIEYEENVDLNDVLVPKPFSQFWQPLLRGLHSQNFTQALLERMLSELPALGISGIRPTYILRWTVELIVANTKTGRNARRFSAGQWEARRGWRLFNCSASLDWPRMVESCLGSPCWASPQLLRISAVLGGS
- the LAS1L gene encoding ribosomal biogenesis protein LAS1L isoform X12 encodes the protein MSWESGAGPGLGSQGMDLVWSAWYGKCVKGKGSLPLSAHGIVVAWLSRAEWDQVTVYLFCDDHKLQRYALNRITVWRSRSGNELPLAVASTADLIRCKLLDVTGGLGTDELRLLYGMALVRFVNLISERKTKFAKVPLKCLAQEVNIPDWIVDLRHELTHKKMPHINDCRRGCYFVLDWLQKTYWCRQLENSLRETWELEEFREGIEEEDQEEDKNIIVDDITEEKPEPQDDGKSTESDVKADGDSKGSEEVDSHCKKALSHKELYERARELLVSYEEEQFTVLEKFRYLPKAIKAWNNPSPRVECVLAELKGVTCENREAVLDAFLDDGFLVPTFEQLAALQIEYEDGQTEVQRGEGTDPKSHKNVDLNDVLVPKPFSQFWQPLLRGLHSQNFTQALLERMLSELPALGISGIRPTYILRWTVELIVANTKTGRNARRFSAGQWEARRGWRLFNCSASLDWPRMVESCLGSPCWASPQLLRIPGS
- the LAS1L gene encoding ribosomal biogenesis protein LAS1L isoform X11 gives rise to the protein MSWESGAGPGLGSQGMDLVWSAWYGKCVKGKGSLPLSAHGIVVAWLSRAEWDQVTVYLFCDDHKLQRYALNRITVWRSRSGNELPLAVASTADLIRCKLLDVTGGLGTDELRLLYGMALVRFVNLISERKTKFAKVPLKCLAQEVNIPDWIVDLRHELTHKKMPHINDCRRGCYFVLDWLQKTYWCRQLENSLRETWELEEFREGIEEEDQEEDKNIIVDDITEEKPEPQDDGKSTESDVKADGDSKGSEEVDSHCKKALSHKELYERARELLVSYEEEQFTVLEKFRYLPKAIKAWNNPSPRVECVLAELKGVTCENREAVLDAFLDDGFLVPTFEQLAALQIEYEDGQTEVQRGEGTDPKSHKNVDLNDVLVPKPFSQFWQPLLRGLHSQNFTQALLERMLSELPALGISGIRPTYILRWTVELIVANTKTGRNARRFSAGQWEARRGWRLFNCSASLDWPRMVESCLGSPCWASPQLLRIAVLGGS
- the LAS1L gene encoding ribosomal biogenesis protein LAS1L isoform X10 encodes the protein MSWESGAGPGLGSQGMDLVWSAWYGKCVKGKGSLPLSAHGIVVAWLSRAEWDQVTVYLFCDDHKLQRYALNRITVWRSRSGNELPLAVASTADLIRCKLLDVTGGLGTDELRLLYGMALVRFVNLISERKTKFAKVPLKCLAQEVNIPDWIVDLRHELTHKKMPHINDCRRGCYFVLDWLQKTYWCRQLENSLRETWELEEFREGIEEEDQEEDKNIIVDDITEEKPEPQDDGKSTESDVKADGDSKGSEEVDSHCKKALSHKELYERARELLVSYEEEQFTVLEKFRYLPKAIKAWNNPSPRVECVLAELKGVTCENREAVLDAFLDDGFLVPTFEQLAALQIEYEDGQTEVQRGEGTDPKSHKNVDLNDVLVPKPFSQFWQPLLRGLHSQNFTQALLERMLSELPALGISGIRPTYILRWTVELIVANTKTGRNARRFSAGQWEARRGWRLFNCSASLDWPRMVESCLGSPCWASPQLLRISAVLGGS